The window TGAAACTCGCGAAAAGATCCAACGGATCGCGCGTGAACTAGGCTATCAACCTGACCCTATGCTCTCGGCGTTGACGGTTTACCGGAAGAAGGTGCAGATGCCGTATTTCCAGGGGACGATCGCCTGGTTGGACAACCTGAAAAAATCGGGCGCCAAACCCTCGAGCAAGGTGTTTCCCGAATATTGGGCGGGTGCGCGAGAGCGATGTGAGGAACTGGGGTATCATATTGAGGAGTTCTCCTCCTCCGACATGTCGCTGACGAGGATTTCCAATATTCTCAAGGCGCGAGGCATCTCCTGCATCTTGCTGCCACCGCAGCCGCGGCAGGTGGCTCATATGAGGATGGATTGGGAGAATTACTGCGCTCTTTCCTTTGGGTTCAGCCTGACGCATCCCCGCCTGCACCTGGTCACGAACGCCCAATATCGAGCGGCGCGGCTCGCTGTGCGAACCGTGCGACGTTACGGTTATCGACGGATCGGACTTGTCACGCTGGACGAGATCGAGGTGCGTACGGATCACAATTTTTCCTCCGGCTACCTTGCCGAGCATCGCCTCGGCGACCGTAAGCCACTGCCCATTTTTGAGTACAGCTATGGGAAAGCAGCTTCCCGGCGCAGCTATGCCAAGGAATTTGCCAAGTGGTTTCGCAACAACCAGCCCGACGCGATCATATACTTGGATAATGATGTGCCAAATGCCTTGAGGGCATTAGGGGTGGGGCCGGATATGTGTGGCCACGCCTCGCTGGCGGCTCCCGCTGAGGGAGGAGAGCTTGCCGGGGTCCATCAGAATGGCAAGTTGGTCGGGCGCACCGCCGTGGACTATCTCGTCGATATGTACAATCGCAACGAGCGGGGCGTGCCACAAACTCCCTTCCGTCTGCTCGTGGAAGGTTACTGGGTGGATGGCGAGTCGCTGCCTCGTCGCGTCGTGCCGAGTCGGACCGCGCCGGCGGATTGAAGCTCGCGGGCCAGTTGAACGCCCGCTGTGGCTCCGGACAGCCAGGCGGATTCCACGTTGCCACGTCCGAATGCATCGCCCGCCATGTAGAGCGGGGCAGAGTTAAGGAATCTCCAGTAGGGGATATCGGAGAGAGGTTGGGAGACCTTGGCGTAACGCCACCGATGGACCTGTACCAGGTCGGCCTCTCTCAGGGTCGGACAGATTCTCCCAGCATGTTCCAGCATGAGTCGGCCGGCGGCAGAGAGATCGCCCTCCAGATGTTCCTGGCTAAAAGCCGAGGAGCCGTGAAGGACGACAAATCGCCGGAGGGGAGCAGGTGTCCGTTTACTGAAATCCGCACCGAGCCAGGTGAGGACATCATCTTGGGACGTCTGGATGCCTTTCCATTCCGGAGAGGCTCCCTTCAGCTCCACGATGGCTGCCAGGCAAGGATCAACGCGTATGAACTCCAGAGCGAAGCGATTGGGCTCGTCGAAGAAGCTCCCAAGGAGCTTCTGCCCCTGAGGAAAAGGCAGGGTGGAAAGGATGGCCTTTGATCGGATGATCTGGCCGTTTTCGCATTCGGTGAGGAAGTCGTTGGCATCCATCCTGATCGAGGTGACGAGATGGTCGTGCAGCACATTCACCGAGCGAAAACAGTCCTTTGCCAGCGACGTCATGCCTCGCGGGCAGGCGTAGCGCGAGTGGATTTCGTCGTCCCGGGGAGAAGAGACGGCACCGTCTTCGAAACGGTGAAAACCGGAGCACCACTCGAAACATGTGCCTTCTGAAATCCATCGGCGAACGGTTTCTGCAAAATCTGCCGAACGCACTGTAAAGAACTGTGCGCCATGATCGACCGGGATGCCGGCGATCCTTCGTGTGGCGGTGCGCCCTCCGACGCCACGGCTCTTGTCCAGCACAGCGAGGGTAAGGCCAGCCGCACGCAATGGCTCTATCGCTGCTCCTGCCGCCAGGCCCGCCCCGAGGATGGCCACATCGACATCCATGACTATTGGGAGGGTGTTGGCTGGCTGAAGAGGCATCGGATCGCGAGCTCGCGATAGTCAAAGATATCCCGGAGTTGCCGTTTCACAAAGGGAAGAGCGAGATTTCCCAAGACGCCAAAAGGGAGGCTATAGCGGACAACGTCGCACATGATCGTGTGTTCTCCCTCAGCGTGGAACTCATGCCGATGGACCCACTCGGCATACGGTCCCGTGACTTGCACATCTGTAAAACTGTGGGGAGGGTCCCATTCTGCGATCTGGCTACGCCAGCGGAGCGGGATGCCAGCAATGCGTAACTGATAGTCAATCATGAGGTTGCGTTTCATGTCGAGTGGGTGCGCGCTGGCGATGCGAAAGCCCATGCCGGGGGGGGTGATCCGCTCCAGATTGCGAGCGTTGGCAAAGAAGGGGAAAACCTCCGCCAGCGGTCGAGGCACATGCGTCGTGCGTTCCAGGATGTGTGTGCGAGTTGCCACGTCGAGAATTGCTTACGCTGCAAGCCCCTGCCGGGACGCGATTTTGCCTCAAAAAACGACCTGTAATTCTGATTTGCCTGTCGAGGGAAACACTGAGAGAATCCGCCGGACGTATGGCAACCACCAAGAAACCCACGAAAGCAAATTCCGCCCTTGCAAAACCCGTTCAGCCGGATGAAGTCCTCGCGAAGGTCGTCGGCTCGACGCCCCTTCCCCGTACGGAACTCACCAAGAAGATCTGGGACTACATCAAGAAGAACGGTCTGCAGGACGAGAAGAAGAAGACCCTCATCAACGCTGACGACGCCCTGAAGGCGGTGTTTGGCGGCAAGAAGCAGGTGACGATGTTTGAGATGACCAAGCTGGTCAACGCTCACGTCAGCTAAAAATCCCCCCTTATCATCTTTTAAAAAGCGGACGCAGGCTCTCTGCGTCCGCTTTTTTTTGTGGTTTGCAGTAAAAAATCTTCATAGTCGGCGCGCAAACGGTTAAAGCGGCGGCGTGCCAGCCGATTCCGCCCAAAGAAAGCTGCCATTGGCGCTAGCCGCCCTCGGTGTCGTCTTCGGAGACATCGGGACGAGTCCTCTTTATACCTTTGAGACCGCCCTTGGCGCGGTCTCTCCGATCAGCAAGGTCGAGGTCCTTGGGGTGGCGTCTCTCATCGTCTGGAGCCTGCTGCTCATCGTCACGCTCAAGTACGTATTCCTCGTCATGCGGGCGGATTACCACAAGGAGGGAGGGGTGTTTGCCCTGCTTGCCTTACTGCGGTCCAAGGACAGCCGTAGCGACACATTGAGACTGCCCTTCTATATCCTGCTCCTGCTTTTTGGCGCCGCCCTGCTATTTGGTGATGGCACGATCACTCCCGCAATCTCAGTGCTGAGTGCGCTGGAGGGATTGGAGGCGGTGAACCCGGATTTCAAGAGACTGGTCGTGCCGGCCACGGTGGCCATCCTGCTCCTGCTTTTCTCCGTGCAGCGGCTTGGCACGGGACGGCTCGGGTTTGTCTTTGGCTGGGTCATGCTGGCCTGGTTTGTGACGATCGGCTCGATCGGCCTTTACTGGATCATTCGCAATCCCGAGGTGTTGGTGGCGCTGAATCCGCTGTATGCCCTCGGTGTGGTCCGCGAGGCGGGGTGGCAGACGCTCACGCTCATGGGGGCTGTCGTCCT of the Terrimicrobium sacchariphilum genome contains:
- a CDS encoding NAD(P)/FAD-dependent oxidoreductase, with amino-acid sequence MPLQPANTLPIVMDVDVAILGAGLAAGAAIEPLRAAGLTLAVLDKSRGVGGRTATRRIAGIPVDHGAQFFTVRSADFAETVRRWISEGTCFEWCSGFHRFEDGAVSSPRDDEIHSRYACPRGMTSLAKDCFRSVNVLHDHLVTSIRMDANDFLTECENGQIIRSKAILSTLPFPQGQKLLGSFFDEPNRFALEFIRVDPCLAAIVELKGASPEWKGIQTSQDDVLTWLGADFSKRTPAPLRRFVVLHGSSAFSQEHLEGDLSAAGRLMLEHAGRICPTLREADLVQVHRWRYAKVSQPLSDIPYWRFLNSAPLYMAGDAFGRGNVESAWLSGATAGVQLARELQSAGAVRLGTTRRGSDSPSTQ
- a CDS encoding SRPBCC family protein; the protein is MATRTHILERTTHVPRPLAEVFPFFANARNLERITPPGMGFRIASAHPLDMKRNLMIDYQLRIAGIPLRWRSQIAEWDPPHSFTDVQVTGPYAEWVHRHEFHAEGEHTIMCDVVRYSLPFGVLGNLALPFVKRQLRDIFDYRELAIRCLFSQPTPSQ
- a CDS encoding SWIB/MDM2 domain-containing protein, whose amino-acid sequence is MATTKKPTKANSALAKPVQPDEVLAKVVGSTPLPRTELTKKIWDYIKKNGLQDEKKKTLINADDALKAVFGGKKQVTMFEMTKLVNAHVS